The following DNA comes from Tunturibacter psychrotolerans.
ATTGTGCCTTCGGTGATGGACTCGCCCATTTGGGGCATCAGGACTTCGGTGCCCGGACCTGCCGCCGGGGGCGCATTTCCCTGGACTGCGGGCGCGGCATCGGCGGTGGTGACAGTGTTGGCTGCTGGGGCGGCGGCGGTCTCAGCTTTTGCAGGCGAAGCCGCAGATGCCGACGACGAGCCTGCTTCGTCGATGCTGCAGACGACTGTGTTGATCTGGACCGTGGTGCCTTCGGAGATTTTGATCTCCTTGAGAGTACCGGCGGCGGGTGAAGGAATCTCCGCGTCGACCTTGTCGGTCGAGATTTCGAAAAGGGGCTCATCGCGCTGAATGGCGTCGCCCGGCTTCTTGAGCCATTTTGTGATGGTGCCTTCGGTGATGGATTCGCCCATCTGGGGCATAACTACGTCAGTCGGCATGAATTTCTCTTCTCCCCTGTTTTCAGGTGCGGTGTAGAGGTGCGTACGGTTCGAACCGTATTACATCGGCCCGGTCCGCGATCGGGCATACGCAAGTGGGATTATACGGCGGCAGAGCGATGGCTGGCCGCTTGGTGCGGTTAGCGAACAACGATAGCAGCGCCATTTTTGTCATTTCACACATGGGTGGTGAGTAGCTGGTCGACTGATTCGCACCATAGCATCTGCCGCTCGAAGACTCGGCCAAAGTTACGAGCGGTGGAATTAGAAGCAGACTCCATAGTTGGTTCGCGGTCTGAATCGGCTTCAAGTTCAAGGCTCGTTACTGGTCGATCGGCGATACCGCAGGGGATAATCCAGTCGAAATCTCTCAGGTCTGTAGTTACGTTGAGCGCGAAGCCGTGAGAGGTCACGCCCTGAGACACGTGGACACCTATCGCTGCGATCTTTTTCTCGGGGATGCTGCCACCGGCCATTGTCCAGACGCCTGTAAGCTTGCAGATTCGCTGAGTCATTACTCCGAAGTCGCCGCACGTGCGGATTAAGGCCTCTTCGAGCAGACGAACGTAGTCAACCGGGCCAAGATGGGGCCCCTTTTTGCTAGGCAAGTCGCCACGGAGGTCTATGATCGGATATCCGACCAGTTGCCCAGGGCCGTGATACGTGACATCGCCGCCACGATTAACCTCGTGGAGATCGACTCCGCGCATCGTGAGGATTTCGTCGCTAGCAAGGACGTTGGAGCGGTGTGCGTTGCGACCCAGGGTCAGGACGGGTGGATGCTCCACCATCAAAAGCGTGTCACCGATCAGATTCTGCTTTCGCGCGTCGATGACGTGTTGCTGGATGACCATTGCTTCGCGGTAGGGCGTGCGGCCGAGATTAAGAAGATTGATATGCATGCTGCTTCGCCGTATTGCCAAGTCTAAGAAAACAGCCGAGCCAGAGGCCCGGCTGCAATCCCCGAGAATTCAAAGGCTAAACGTTGACCGCCATCCCTTCGACGCTCGAGAAGCCGTCAAGGAGGGCCTCGGCGACCGTCGGATGTGCGTGGATAGTGAACATCATCTCTTCGATGGTCGCCTCGAGCTGAATTGCAGTAACGGCTTCGGCGATGATCTCGGTTGCGGTAGTGCCAATGATGTGAACGCCGAGAATCTCCCCATGCTTTGCGTCGGAGACGACTTTGACGAAGCCATCGTGAGCATCGAGGATCGTCGCCTTCGAGTTGCCGACGAACGGGAACTTTCCGATTTTCACTTGGTAACCCTTCTCTTTCGCCTGCGCCTCGGTGAGGCCAACGCTGGCAATTTGAGGGTCGCAATAGGTGCAACCAGGAATATGAGCGCGATTCACGGCCTTGGCGTACTTACCGGCGATTCGCGCCGCAACCACAAGACCTGCCATGCTGCCGACGTGCGCTAACTGAGGAAGGCCCGCAACGATATCGCCGATCGCGTAGATGCCTGGCTCGGTCGTCTCCATCCATTCATTGGTAACGATAAAACCGCGATCCGGAGTGATCTTCACCTTGTCGAGGCCGACATCGTAGGTTCGCGGCGCGCGCCCGACGGCTACGAGTACTTTCTCAGCTTGTTTGGTCTCACTCGTTCCGTCAGCCTTCGTAAAGTGAACCAACACACCGTCCTTATTCTTTTCAAACTTGTCGACCTTTGCTGATAGGTGCACGTCAATTTCACGTTTCTTGAAAAGGCGCAGCAGCTCCTTACTGATGTCCTCGTCCTCAGCGGGAACCATGCGCGGCAGAGCTTCAAGGATCGTTACTTCCGCTCCGAAGCTCTTGAAGATCGACGCGAACTCAACTCCGACTGCGCCGGATCCCACGACAACCAGCGATTTCGGCGCTTCGTCGATCTTGAGAATTTCGTAGTTCGTCAAAATCGTAGTGTCTGCCTTGTATCCAGGCAACATACGGGCATCGGAGCCCGTTGCCAGAACAACTTTTTTGGCTTTGATGGTCTCGGCCTTGCCGTCGGCGGTCTTCACTTCGATGGTGTGGACGCCGTCCTTCGCTGGACCGGTCAGGCGACCGTAACCCTTGATGGCGTTGATCTTATTCTTCTTCATCAGAAAGTCGAGACCCTTGGTGTGCCGCGTGATCACGTCGTCCTTGCGCGCCAAGACGCCCTTCCAGTTCAGCTTCGGCGGTGTTACATCGATGCCGTAGCGGTCGGCGTGCTTCAGGTGATCCCACAGTTCGGCAGAAAACAGCATCGATTTGGTGGGAATGCAGCCCCAGAGCAGGCAGGTTCCGCCTAAACGGTCGTTCGCATCGATCAGCGCCGCCTTGAGGCCATATTGTGAGGCGCGGATTGCGCAGGTATATCCGGCGGGTCCGCCGCCGAGCACCACTAAGTCATAAATCGTATCTGCCAAGGGAACACTCCGTAGTATGGAACCAACACACACC
Coding sequences within:
- the lpdA gene encoding dihydrolipoyl dehydrogenase, which gives rise to MADTIYDLVVLGGGPAGYTCAIRASQYGLKAALIDANDRLGGTCLLWGCIPTKSMLFSAELWDHLKHADRYGIDVTPPKLNWKGVLARKDDVITRHTKGLDFLMKKNKINAIKGYGRLTGPAKDGVHTIEVKTADGKAETIKAKKVVLATGSDARMLPGYKADTTILTNYEILKIDEAPKSLVVVGSGAVGVEFASIFKSFGAEVTILEALPRMVPAEDEDISKELLRLFKKREIDVHLSAKVDKFEKNKDGVLVHFTKADGTSETKQAEKVLVAVGRAPRTYDVGLDKVKITPDRGFIVTNEWMETTEPGIYAIGDIVAGLPQLAHVGSMAGLVVAARIAGKYAKAVNRAHIPGCTYCDPQIASVGLTEAQAKEKGYQVKIGKFPFVGNSKATILDAHDGFVKVVSDAKHGEILGVHIIGTTATEIIAEAVTAIQLEATIEEMMFTIHAHPTVAEALLDGFSSVEGMAVNV
- the lipB gene encoding lipoyl(octanoyl) transferase LipB, with translation MRRSSMHINLLNLGRTPYREAMVIQQHVIDARKQNLIGDTLLMVEHPPVLTLGRNAHRSNVLASDEILTMRGVDLHEVNRGGDVTYHGPGQLVGYPIIDLRGDLPSKKGPHLGPVDYVRLLEEALIRTCGDFGVMTQRICKLTGVWTMAGGSIPEKKIAAIGVHVSQGVTSHGFALNVTTDLRDFDWIIPCGIADRPVTSLELEADSDREPTMESASNSTARNFGRVFERQMLWCESVDQLLTTHV